In Osmerus mordax isolate fOsmMor3 chromosome 23, fOsmMor3.pri, whole genome shotgun sequence, one DNA window encodes the following:
- the nat16 gene encoding histidine N-acetyltransferase codes for MKIENSLPRPQLPEAPPQTGLQFTVATEEDFEEIMAMSQDIYGGLDYLPTRYQAWLQESNRIVILARKQGKVIALESVCVIDDGETMLVEGLRVAPQERGKGVAGVLLRFCSQLVKSKFPEVKVSRLTRDDQLGPKDFQKYRLITKQGILLVRFRAEDLKLRLSELGPDVGLTPSPPSSAPSSAPTAAPVLLDPAEVLSLFLSSGSLQQVLPNFTIVQDWQPFKPLPSNMDILLKKDIDWLVDDASAPSVASLCTHPFRVPIGEDWFYLNIDMFGKDPGLVLQQFLTHLRRHTCALKGHVMCQMFLDPPLWKPMSEFCRNTLGVELVKGYTEQCVVEADVV; via the exons ATGAAGATCGAGAACAGCCTGCCCCGCCCTCAGCTCCCAGAGGCCCCTCCCCAAACAGGCCTCCAGTTCACCGTGGCGACGGAGGAGGACTTTGAGGAGATCATGGCGATGAGCCAGGACATCTACGGAGGCCTGGACTACCTCCCCACTCGCTACCAGGCCTGGCTACAGGAGAGCAACCGTATCGTCATCCTGGCCCGCAAGCAAGGGAAAGTG ATTGCGCTGGAgtcggtgtgtgtgattgacGACGGGGAGACCATGCTGGTGGAGGGGCTGCGAGTGGCACCTCAGGAGAGGGGCAAGGGCGTGGCGGGGGTGCTTCTGCGCTTCTGCTCCCAGCTCGTCAAGTCTAAGTTCCCCGAGGTCAAGGTCAGCCGTCTGACCCGCGACGACCAGCTGGGGCCCAAGGACTTCCAGAAGTACCGCCTCATCACCAAACAG GGCATCCTATTGGTCCGTTTCCGCGCAGAGGACCTCAAGCTCCGCCTCTCCGAGCTCGGCCCCGACGTGGGCCTcaccccctcgcccccctcctcgGCCCCCTCCTCGGCCCCCACGGCTGCCCCCGTTCTCCTGGACCCCGCGGAGGTCCTCAGCCTGTTCCTATCCTCAGGGAGCCTCCAACAAGTGCTCCCTAACTTCACCATTGTCCAGGACTGGCAGCCTTTCAAGCCTCTGCCTAGCAACATGGACATCCTGCTGAAGAAGGACATCGATTGGCTGGTGGACGACGCCTCTGCTCCTTCCGTCGCCAGCCTCTGCACCCACCCCTTCAGGGTCCCCATCGGAGAGGACTGGTTCTACCTCAACATCGACATGTTCGGGAAGGACCCCGGATTGGTTCTCCAGCAGTTCCTGACTCACCTGAGGCGACACACCTGCGCCCTGAAGGGTCACGTGATGTGTCAGATGTTCCTGGACCCGCCCCTTTGGAAGCCGATGTCAGAGTTCTGCCGCAACACCCTGGGGGTGGAGCTTGTGAAAGGCTACACGGAGCAGTGCGTGGTGGAGGCTGACGTTGTCTAG
- the snapc2 gene encoding uncharacterized protein snapc2, which yields MKPPSRVRAKPDRYSHRKKIDLKKHRKKRLICGSWKRTEQRNLLIGLRKQSKCTGGTGYINFKALNQKIPQRTIQELETMVETLKSHAVTVTVQQLSRQRRTALAARVPIEVWSQLAEDAAGSVVDPVTSAFSQMMFLCSTEPRSLRNSDPPRRDHCDAQVPSDARTIPFRPMPMPNPALVTLPKPTLVTLPKPTLDTLPKPALDTLPKPALDTLLNPALVTLPNPALVTLPKPALVTLPKPALDTLLNPALVTLPNPALVTLPNPALVTLPNPALVTLPKPALDTLLNPALVTLPNPALVTLPNPALVTLPNPPKTRARRKAGQPQSPSLLPANPSGGQPPPASSLLSGASQLVGTACSSTNRGATATVCTSRIASTSESDPSATSTTVTTARLISGSPASGCGRLQSNSPASILPPGQPGGSDTTSASLRGSAEQSSPQLASSSNSTSTSSSFNTTTTSSSSTSTTSSSTPAPSSMTTSSSTTTSSSNTTTSSSTRFGRTSKFAQKDSPRTMGLRCIVDFEKIYSYLSQVHKVNQEHCLTPMESAVVLDVLLSLPEELPLLDCVRLEQHMIQAHASLTSPVDRSEAGSNMDAQEAQDGGGAEPVGGFHQAQVSGGREAGIGPLPDGQDRDGLQPTNQGEAAVATEAPSILVPLRSVAMDAAQLQRATAGREGHADGQSPSSQNASGQSRSSSRCQEKVTNGKATVCPLNPFMVPLQLLARRQAQ from the exons ATGAAGCCGCCTTCCCGCGTTCGAGCTAAACCGGATCGGTATtcacacagaaaaaaaatagATCTGAAAAAACATCGGAAGAAGAGATTGATTTGTGGATcatggaaacgaacggagcAGCGTAACCTCTTGATAGGTCTTCGTAAGCAGAGCAAGTGCACCGGAGGCACCGGTTACATCAACTTCAAAGCACTGAATCAAAAGATTCCCCAGCGCACTATCCAAGAG ctggaGACCATGGTGGAGACCCTGAAGAGCCACGCGGTGACGGTGACGGTACAGCAGCTAAGCCGCCAGCGGAGGACAGCGTTGGCAGCCAGGGTGCCCATCGAGGTGTGGAGCCAGCTGGCCGAGGACGCGGCTGGATCCGTGGTCGACCCTGTCACCTCTGCTTTCTCCCAG ATGATGTTCCTCTGCTCCACGGAGCCCCGAAGCCTCAGAAACTCCGACCCTCCCCGCCGCGACCACTGCGATGCTCAGGTCCCCTCCGACGCGCGCACAATCCCTTTCAGACCCATGCCCATGCCTAACCCCGCCCTGGTCACCCTCCCCAAGCCCACCCTGGTCACCCTCCCCAAgcccaccctggacaccctcCCCAAGCCCGCCCTGGACACCCTCCCCAAGCCCGCCCTGGACACCCTCCTCAACCCCGCCCTGGTCACCCTCCCCAACCCCGCCCTGGTCACCCTCCCCAAGCCCGCCCTGGTCACCCTCCCCAAGCCCGCCCTGGACACCCTCCTCAACCCCGCCCTGGTCACCCTCCCCAACCCCGCCCTGGTCACCCTCCCCAACCCCGCCCTGGTCACCCTCCCCAACCCCGCCCTGGTCACCCTCCCCAAGCCCGCCCTGGACACCCTCCTCAACCCCGCCCTGGTCACCCTCCCCAACCCCGCCCTGGTCACCCTCCCCAACCCCGCCCTGGTCACCCTCCCCAACCCACCCAAGACACGAGCCAGAAGGAAGGCCGGCCAGCCTCAGTCCCCCTCCCTACTCCCCGCCAACCCCTCGGGGGGGcaacccccccctgcctcctcgcTCCTTTCGGGCGCCTCCCAGTTGGTCGGTACCGCCTGTAGCTCGACCAATCGGGGAGCCACTGCGACTGTTTGCACTTCCAGGATCGCCAGCACCAGTGAGTCTGACCCATCTGCCACATCGACCACTGTGACAACAGCAAGGCTTATCTCTGGTTCCCCGGCGTCGGGATGTGGAAGACTGCAGTCGAACTCTCCCGCTTCCATCCTTCCCCCCGGTCAACCTGGAGGGTCCGACACGACATCAGCTTCCCTCAGGGGCTCAGCTGAACAATCATCTCCCCAGCTGGCTTCTTCCTCCAATTCTACCTCCACTTCTTCATCCTTCAACACCACcactacctcctcctccagtacctccaccacctcctcctctaccccagccccctcctccatgaccacttcctcctccaccactacctcctcctccaacaccaccacatcctcctccaccaggtttGGGCGGACCAGTAAGTTCGCCCAGAAGGACTCTCCCAGAACCATGGGTTTGCGTTGCATCGTGGACTTTGAGAAGATCTACTCGTACCTCAGCCAAGTCCACAAAGTCAACCAGGAGCACTGCCTCACTCCCATGG AGAGCGCTGTTGTGCTCGATGTCCTGCTGTCTCTACCTGAagagctccccctgctggactGTGTTAGACTGGAGCAGCACATGATCCAG GCACACGCCAGCCTCACGTCTCCCGTGGACCGCAGCGAGGCCGGATCCAACATGGACGCCCAGGAGGCACAAGATGGTGGAGGGGCGGAGCCAGTGGGGGGCTTTCACCAGGCCCAGGTGAGCGGGGGAAGGGAGGCAGGTATTGGTCCCCTTCCAGATGGCCAGGACAGAGACGGGTTGCAGCCCACCAATCAGGGAGAGGCTGCCGTGGCAACGGAGGCCCCCAGCATCCTGGTCCCTCTGCGTTCTGTTGCGATGGACGCTGCCCAATTGCAGAGGGCCACCGCTGGCCGTGAGGGACATGCCGACGGCCAATCGCCTTCGTCTCAGAACGCTTCCGGCCAAtcgaggagcagcagcagatgCCAGGAGAAGGTGACCAATGGGAAGGCGACGGTGTGCCCTCTTAACCCTTTCATGGTGCCTTTACAGCTGTTGGCACGACGACAGGCCCAGTAG